A genomic region of Chelonia mydas isolate rCheMyd1 chromosome 9, rCheMyd1.pri.v2, whole genome shotgun sequence contains the following coding sequences:
- the NRROS gene encoding transforming growth factor beta activator LRRC33 — translation MESVFLSLFLSLVFIVAGWGNKTGMALATYHRTCKLVHRAVDCNGRWQGTVPADLPADIEVLSLDHNTIRTLKNTSLLQYQNLETLSLCGNRLELIEPGAFLGSRDLKNLSLADNTLFTNYSVTAAALRSLPALRKLDLSGNHLTEDMVATMLRNLSSLESLSMARNIIMRLDSSVFESLSQLQELNLEKNYIYEIEGGTFEGLQGLQMLNLAYNYIPCIVEFGLTQLKTLNASNNIIEWFLAIEGDAVFELETLDLSHNRLLFFPLLPRQSKLRSLLLRDNEMSFYRKLPNATSLMDITVQFLLIEGNTTNVTTLNLWEEVSLSNLSSLSFLDMSQNQFWYLPDGFLGRMTSLSHLKLNQNCLETLHIQERQPLGMLMDLDLSQNQLSELQVDLGSEGTLPNLRSFNLSANRLQRVPPNIFTHTEITTVDLSHNHIDLCPQQANADGAEYPICIDLRNVTSLRKLYLAGCGLEMVASNAFSGTPLTHLDLSNNQRALARGLQPLQDIALMLQVLSLRNTGLSSTMEDIDFSGFQNLVSLDLSGNSLTSFPESLSGLKLHSLDLRRNHLPSLPQHSMQMQLGRSLSVLYLSQNPFDCCKLEWWDFLHSLRTVRVVDRGQVTCNYSSNIINTVRLPESVLQSCRWMTVNMALLYLVLTLPACLTLLVAFAVIFLTFKHKLLQMVKNQYRVSSPY, via the coding sequence GTGCACAGAGCTGTGGATTGCAATGGGAGATGGCAAGGCACAGTCCCAGCAGACCTCCCAGCTGACATAGAGGTGCTTTCCCTGGATCACAACACTATACGGACCCTAAAGAATACCTCTCTGCTGCAATACCAAAACCTGGAGACACTGAGCCTGTGTGGAAACAGACTGGAACTCATTGAACCTGGGGCCTTCCTTGGCAGCAGAGACCTCAAAAATCTTTCCTTGGCAGACAACACCCTCTTTACAAACTACTCTGTGACGGCAGCTGCTCTTCGCTCCTTACCAGCCTTGAGGAAACTGGACCTGTCTGGGAATCATCTCACTGAGGACATGGTGGCTACCATGCTCCGCAACCTGTCCTCCTTGGAGTCCTTGTCAATGGCCAGAAACATCATAATGCGCTTGGACTCCTCTGTCTTTGaaagcctgagccagctgcaggAGCTGAACCTGGAGAAGAACTACATCTATGAGATCGAGGGGGGCACCTTTGAAGGCCTGCAGGGCCTGCAGATGCTTAATCTGGCCTACAACTACATTCCCTGCATCGTGgagtttggtctgacccagctcAAGACACTTAATGCCAGCAACAACATAATCGAGTGGTTCCTGGCCATAGAGGGTGATGCTGTCTTTGAGCTGGAGACGCTAGATCTCTCCCACAACCGGCTCCTGTTCTTCCCGCTACTACCAAGACAGAGCAAACTGCGCTCCCTGCTGCTGAGGGACAATGAGATGAGCTTTTATCGCAAACTTCCCAATGCTACATCCCTCATGGATATCACAGTGCAGTTCCTTCTCATAGAGGGCAATACCACTAATGTCACTACCCTCAATCTCTGGGAAGAGGTCAGCCTGAGCAATCTCTCTTCCTTGAGCTTTCTGGATATGAGCCAAAACCAGTTCTGGTACCTCCCTGATGGCTTCCTGGGAAGGATGACTTCCCTCTCCCACCTGAAGCTCAACCAGAATTGCTTAGAGACCCTTCACATCCAGGAGAGACAACCACTGGGCATGCTCATGGACCTTGATCTCAGCCAGAATCAGCTCTCAGAACTGCAGGTGGACCTAGGTTCTGAAGGCACCCTGCCAAACCTTAGATCGTTTAATCTGAGTGCCAATAGGTTGCAGAGGGTGCCGCCTAACATTTTCACCCACACAGAGATCACTACAGTTGACCTCAGTCACAACCACATAGACCTCTGTCCCCAGCAAGCTAATGCAGATGGGGCTGAGTATCCCATCTGCATAGACTTAAGGAATGTAACATCCCTTAGGAAACTTTACTTGGCTGGGTGTGGCCTGGAAATGGTGGCGAGCAATGCTTTCAGTGGGACACCACTAACACACTTAGATCTGTCTAACAATCAGAGAGCACTGGCTAGGGGCCTGCAACCTCTACAAGATATTGCACTAATGCTGCAGGTTTTATCTCTCAGGAACACTGGCCTCTCTTCCACCATGGAAGACATTGACTTCTCTGGCTTTCAGAACTTGGTAAGTTTGGACCTCTCAGGAAACTCCCTGACCAGCTTTCCGGAGTCCTTGAGTGGTCTGAAACTGCATTCCCTGGATCTCCGGAGAAACCATCTTCCCTCTCTTCCACAGCACTCAATGCAGATGCAACTTGGGAGGAGTCTGAGTGTGCTCTACCTCAGCCAGAACCCATTTGACTGCTGCAAACTGGAGTGGTGGGACTTCCTTCACAGTCTCAGGACAGTGCGTGTTGTGGACAGGGGGCAGGTCACCTGCAACTACTCCTCTAACATTATTAATACAGTGAGACTGCCTGAGTCTGTGCTCCAGAGCTGCAGGTGGATGACAGTGAATATGGCTTTGCTGTACCTGGTGCTTactctccctgcctgcctgaCCCTGCTAGTTGCCTTTGCTGTCATCTTCCTTACTTTCAAGCACAAGCTGCTTCAAATGGTGAAAAACCAGTACAGAGTGTCCAGCCCATACTGA